In the genome of Palaemon carinicauda isolate YSFRI2023 chromosome 15, ASM3689809v2, whole genome shotgun sequence, one region contains:
- the LOC137654009 gene encoding tigger transposable element-derived protein 1-like, with translation MPGYKAAKDRLTLMLGANASGDCKLKPLLVYRAGNPRAFKNINKSTLPVIWISNLKAWVTLAIFQDWFNFHFIPEVKLYCHENNIPFKILLVLDSAPGHPPHLDDFHPDVQFVNDFTGFDQDDESQKILNKLVDLSKKLELDLEEEDFHELLEFLGEELSHEDLMELDEMQRQEDNENSEEEPPPVKKFDTKLLADAFSKIEEALSIFESQDPNVERFTKVSTSVHDAINCYNVIYDERKRKTKQTSLYKFFKARPTTPVQSPSSAPDSPDMPSTSGADDAPISANDDASDDNEEVSDDDELSPV, from the exons ATGCCGGGTTACAAAGCTGCAAAGGATAGGCTAACGTTAATGTTGGGTGCCAATGCATCAGGCGATTGCAAGCTTAAGCCGCTCTTGGTGTATCGTGCAGGAAATCCTCGggctttcaagaacattaacaaaagCACTCTTCCTGTCATCTGGATTTCCAACCTTAAGGCCTGGGTTACTCTTGCTATTTTTCAAGATTGGTTTAACTTTCATTTTATTCCCGAAGTTAAATTGTATTGCCATGAAAATAACATCCCTTTTAAAATTCttttagtcttagatagtgcccCTGGTCATCCTCCTCACTTAGACGACTTCCACCCAGATGTTCAA TTTGTTAATGATTTTACCGGCTTCGACCAAGATGACGAAAGCCAGAAAATTTTAAATAAGCTTGTGGACCTCAGTAAGAAACTTGAGCTGGACCTAGAGGAGGAAGATTTTCATGAACTTCTCGAGTTTCTTGGAGAAGAACTCAGCCATGAAGACTTGATGGAGTTGGATGAGATGCAACGTCAGGAAGATAATgaaaacagcgaagaggagccacCTCCCGTCAAGAAATTTGATACCAAATTATTAGCTGATGCTTTCTCAAAAATTGAGGAAGCTTTATCCATTTTTGAGAGCCAGGACCCCAATGTTGAGAGGTTTACAAAAGTCTCCACTAGTGTGCACGATGCAATTAATTGCTACAATGTTATTTATGATgagagaaaaaggaaaacaaaacagaCCTCTTTGTATAAGTTTTTTAAAGCTCGGCCTACCACACCAGTACAATCTCCTTCGTCAGCACCTGATTCCCCAGATATGCCTTCTACATCAGGAGCCGATGATGCCCCTATCTCCGCCAATGACGATGCCTCTGACGACAATGAAGAGGTATCCGATGACGACGAGTTATCCCCAGTGTAG